One window of the Babesia microti strain RI chromosome IV, complete genome genome contains the following:
- a CDS encoding Arf/Sar family, other (overlaps_old_locusTagID:BBM_III08780) codes for MGIRLSRLMSRLFSKKEVRILMVGLDASGKTTILYKLKLGEVVTTIPTIGFNVETVDYKNISFTVWDVGGQDKIRPLWRHYYGNTQAIIFVVDSNDRERIDDARDELHKMLNEDELKDAIVLVYANKQDLPNSLGIDELTNRLKLQQLESRPWFIQATCATTGTGLYDGMDWLSYNLKHY; via the exons ATGGGTATTAGACTTTCGCGATTAATGAGTCGCCTCTTTTCCAAAAAGGAAGTGCGCATACTCATGGTCGGTCTTGATGCCTCCGGAAAAACTACAATACTATACAAACTCAAACTGGGCGAAGTTGTAACTACAATTCCAACAATAG GATTTAATGTTGAAACTGTTGATTATAAGAACATTTCATTCACTGTTTGGGACGTTGGTGGCCAGGATAAG ATACGGCCTTTGTGGAGGCATTATTATGGCAATACTCAGGCTATAATTTTCGTGGTGGACAGCAATGATAGGGAACGCATAGATGACG CTCGGGATGAATTGCATAAAATGCTGAATGAGGATGAGCTTAAGGATGCTATTGTACTGGTTTATGCTAATAAACAAGATCTGCCAAATTCCCTGGGGATTGACGAATTAACCAATCGACTCAAACTGCAACAACTTGAAAGTCGCCCCTGGTTTATTCAGGCAACCTGTGCGACCACTGGTACGGGTTTATATGATGGCATGGATTGGCTGAGTTACAACCTCAAACATTACTAA
- a CDS encoding hypothetical protein (overlaps_old_locusTagID:BBM_III08785) gives MLSILLRLVLLVHSIAITTRNDLFHALCLYRNTSKKVDKLKSDLSKTLSYNYHQHNLGNFINSIRNNYLLPDIQLSPGSRTFYSILSLPSYIELANQILHKSDVLIEFDLQIQSNSLLESLPDTHAKRAELRADAYKKFRHIKSQLTDGLPFSSVISEHLIIRDSFKTLNYGDSWRLVHKKACENQLVAIFKRIANAVINKVFIPLLVTTLSNLFKHFRMQIN, from the coding sequence ATgttgtcaattttattacGTTTAGTCCTGTTAGTGCACTCAATCGCTATCACTACCAGAAATGACTTATTTCACGCATTGTGTCTATACAGAAATACGTCCAAAAAAGTAGATAAGCTTAAAAGTGATCTGTCTAAAACATTATCTTACAATTATCACCAGCATAATTtgggaaattttataaattctATAAGAAATAACTATTTACTTCCGGACATTCAACTTAGTCCTGGATCTAGGACATTCTACTCAATCCTTTCATTGCCAAGCTATATTGAGTTGGCTAATCAAATACTACACAAATCCGACGTTttgattgaatttgatttgCAAATACAAAGCAATTCTCTGTTGGAATCACTGCCAGATACTCATGCTAAGAGAGCTGAGTTACGGGCCGATGCTTATAAGAAGTTTAGACATATAAAATCACAATTGACCGATGGACTGCCATTCTCATCAGTAATATCAGAACATCTAATCATTCGGGATTCATTTAAAACGCTTAATTATGGAGATTCTTGGCGTTTAGTACACAAAAAAGCATGTGAAAATCAGCTTGTTGCCATTTTCAAAAGAATTGCAAATGCAGTTATAAACAAAGTATTCATCCCCCTCCTAGTCACTACACTCAGCAACTTGTTCAAACATTTTCGCatgcaaataaattaa